One segment of Ignavibacteriales bacterium DNA contains the following:
- the nrfD gene encoding polysulfide reductase NrfD gives MDTKPNKKYFIALSISVSLLLTGAIFLAFSLYYGTGLWGNNQPVGWAFPIVNFVFWVGIGHAGTLISAILFLLRQKWRTGIARFAEAMTIFAVMCAGIFPVIHTGRPWLAGYLLPYPNQHGLWVNFTSPLVWDVFAVSTYFTVSFVFWYVGLIPDFATMRDRTASKIRKTIYSIFSLGWRHSNRHWTHYEKSYILLAGFATPLVLSVHTIVSFDFAVSILPGWHTTIFPPYFVAGAIFSGFAMVVTVLVFVRKIFDLQHIITLDHLEKMNKVILLTGMMVGYAYAMEFFIAWYSGVQAETFVFINRAFGPYAWAYWIMVSCNVIVPQFFWFKKIRRSVPAMMVIVILVNVGMWFERFVITVTSLSRDFLPSSWAYYRPTIFDLGILLGSFGLFFTLVILFTKSLPVVSISEVKAVSDGAQPTLHGGADHE, from the coding sequence ATGGATACAAAGCCGAATAAAAAATATTTTATCGCGCTTTCCATTTCCGTTTCCTTGCTGCTTACGGGTGCAATCTTTTTAGCGTTTAGCCTTTATTATGGAACCGGACTTTGGGGAAATAATCAACCTGTGGGTTGGGCTTTCCCTATTGTTAATTTTGTATTCTGGGTTGGTATCGGACACGCAGGAACATTGATTTCTGCAATCCTGTTTTTATTAAGACAAAAGTGGCGTACCGGTATTGCAAGGTTTGCTGAAGCAATGACAATTTTTGCAGTTATGTGCGCAGGAATATTTCCTGTCATCCACACTGGTCGTCCATGGTTAGCAGGTTATTTGTTACCATATCCAAACCAGCATGGTTTATGGGTTAACTTTACTTCGCCACTTGTTTGGGATGTTTTTGCAGTTTCAACATATTTTACAGTTTCATTTGTTTTTTGGTACGTTGGTTTGATTCCTGATTTTGCAACGATGAGAGATCGTACGGCATCAAAGATAAGAAAAACTATTTACTCAATATTTTCTCTTGGTTGGAGACATTCAAATAGACATTGGACGCATTACGAAAAATCTTATATTTTACTTGCAGGATTTGCCACACCGTTAGTTCTTTCTGTTCACACAATTGTAAGTTTTGATTTTGCTGTTTCAATTTTGCCAGGCTGGCATACAACAATCTTTCCACCATACTTTGTAGCAGGCGCTATTTTCTCTGGATTTGCAATGGTTGTTACAGTTCTTGTTTTTGTTAGAAAGATATTTGATCTACAGCATATAATTACTTTAGACCATCTTGAAAAAATGAATAAAGTAATTTTGTTAACTGGAATGATGGTTGGTTATGCATACGCAATGGAGTTTTTTATTGCCTGGTACAGCGGTGTACAAGCCGAAACTTTTGTATTTATTAACAGAGCATTTGGTCCTTATGCCTGGGCTTACTGGATTATGGTCAGCTGCAATGTTATTGTTCCACAATTTTTCTGGTTCAAAAAGATTAGAAGATCTGTTCCAGCAATGATGGTGATTGTAATATTGGTAAATGTTGGAATGTGGTTTGAAAGATTTGTAATAACAGTTACATCATTAAGCCGGGATTTTTTACCGTCAAGCTGGGCATATTACAGGCCAACAATTTTTGATCTGGGAATCTTGCTTGGAAGCTTTGGTTTATTTTTCACTTTAGTTATACTGTTTACAAAATCACTACCAGTCGTTTCAATTTCGGAAGTTAAAGCTGTTTCTGATGGTGCTCAGCCAACTCTACACGGAGGTGCTGATCATGAATAA